The genomic interval TCGTGGCCAATAGCATCCAAAGGCGGGGCAAGGCCAAGCGGGAAGGGGGCGTGGGCCGGAAGACCACCGGCATTTCCAAGCGCCGCCAGTACCCCAACCTGCAGAAGATCCGGGTGCAGGTGGCGGGGCAGGAGATCACCTTCCGGGTGGCCACCAGCCACATCCCCAAGGTTTACGAGCTTCTGGACAAGGCTAAGGGGCTGAAGCTGGAGGGCCTTTCCGCCAAGGAGATCAAGGAGCGGCTTCTCAAACTCCTCTAGCCCGGATTGCCCCCTTTGGCGAGACCCCTTAGGGGGTCTTTTTTGTAGCATAGGCCCATGGTGTGGAAGCCGGGCCACTACCTCCTTCTGGCCCTGGCCCTGTATGCCCTGGTCATCACCCTGGGGTTTTCCCAGAGGGGAAGGCAGCTTTCTAGCCTGCGGCAGGAGGTGCGGGTGCTGGGCCAAAAGGCGGCCTTGGCTCCCGAGGGGTACCTGCTTCCCCTGCCCGGGGCCTGCCTGCCCACCCGTTCGGAAAACCTCCCGGGGGCTCCCCGCCCCTACCGCAAGGGGGTGAGTGCGGGCTTCGTGTTCATCGGGGGGGATGCCTGCGTGCCCGTGGTGCG from Thermus caldifontis carries:
- the rpmB gene encoding 50S ribosomal protein L28; this encodes MSKVCEISGKRPIVANSIQRRGKAKREGGVGRKTTGISKRRQYPNLQKIRVQVAGQEITFRVATSHIPKVYELLDKAKGLKLEGLSAKEIKERLLKLL